The Thermodesulfobacteriota bacterium genome includes a region encoding these proteins:
- the cmk gene encoding (d)CMP kinase, which produces MRRRPVVTIDGPSGAGKTTASMLLAERAGMFRLDTGAMYRACALAARRAGIAWSDARRLGELARGLELEFREAGGSSRLFLAGEDVSAAIRTPEMSLGASEVSAHPQVREALVAKQREMGRDGGVVLEGRDTGTVVFPDAEAKFFLDAAAAVRALRRYLELDPCAGQTFEQVLKDVLRRDVQDSTREHSPLKMAADAVYIDSTVRTAEEVVEIMFRRVAAASR; this is translated from the coding sequence ATGAGAAGGCGACCGGTCGTGACGATCGACGGACCATCGGGCGCGGGAAAGACCACCGCGTCGATGCTGCTGGCGGAGCGGGCCGGGATGTTCCGGCTCGACACGGGGGCGATGTACCGGGCCTGCGCGCTGGCCGCCCGCCGCGCGGGGATCGCCTGGAGCGACGCCCGGCGGCTCGGGGAGCTCGCCCGCGGGCTGGAGCTGGAGTTCCGGGAAGCGGGAGGATCGTCGCGGCTCTTCCTGGCGGGAGAGGACGTCTCCGCGGCGATCCGGACGCCGGAGATGAGCCTGGGCGCCTCGGAGGTCTCGGCGCATCCGCAGGTCCGGGAGGCGCTGGTGGCCAAGCAGCGGGAGATGGGGCGCGACGGTGGCGTCGTTCTCGAGGGGAGGGACACGGGGACGGTCGTCTTCCCGGACGCGGAGGCGAAGTTCTTCCTCGACGCGGCGGCCGCGGTCCGCGCCCTGCGCCGGTACCTGGAGCTCGACCCCTGCGCGGGTCAGACCTTCGAACAGGTCCTCAAGGACGTCCTTCGGCGCGATGTCCAGGATTCCACGAGGGAGCACTCGCCGCTGAAGATGGCGGCGGACGCGGTCTACATCGATTCCACGGTCCGGACGGCGGAGGAGGTCGTGGAGATCATGTTCCGGCGCGTCGCGGCGGCTTCGCGGTGA
- the ispH gene encoding 4-hydroxy-3-methylbut-2-enyl diphosphate reductase, translating into MKRILIARSAGFCFGVKRAIAIADETAGKGGAGNEGPIHSLGPIIHNPQAVERLEKKGIRVVGGVDEITCGKAIIRSHGVTRPDRSALEEKNVTIVDATCPFVTKAQDHARTLSQEGYAVVVVGDPNHPEVKSIISYIGEGVPVYTSLGEVEKARAGQKAGVVAQTTQSFDNLMAFVAATMRRFQEVRVFNTICNATTLRQEESTGLAGQADAMFVLGGYNSANTRRLAEICSAINPRTHHIETGEEVTASMVEGASVVGVTAGASTPQWIIDGFVERLKGIWKGERIEVSFYR; encoded by the coding sequence GTGAAGCGGATCCTTATCGCCCGGAGCGCGGGGTTCTGTTTCGGCGTCAAGCGCGCCATCGCCATCGCCGACGAGACGGCCGGGAAGGGCGGAGCGGGAAACGAGGGGCCGATCCACTCGCTGGGACCCATCATCCACAACCCGCAGGCAGTGGAGCGCCTCGAAAAGAAAGGGATTCGCGTCGTCGGCGGGGTGGACGAGATCACCTGCGGGAAGGCGATCATCCGGTCCCACGGCGTGACGCGCCCGGACCGGTCGGCTCTCGAGGAAAAGAATGTCACCATCGTAGACGCCACGTGCCCCTTCGTCACGAAGGCGCAGGACCACGCAAGGACGCTCAGCCAGGAAGGGTACGCCGTCGTGGTCGTCGGCGATCCGAACCACCCCGAGGTAAAAAGCATCATAAGCTACATAGGCGAAGGGGTTCCCGTTTACACCTCCCTTGGCGAGGTGGAGAAGGCGCGGGCGGGGCAGAAGGCGGGAGTCGTCGCCCAGACGACGCAGTCGTTCGACAACCTGATGGCGTTCGTCGCGGCGACGATGCGCCGATTCCAGGAGGTTCGCGTATTCAACACGATCTGCAACGCCACCACCCTGCGCCAGGAGGAATCGACGGGGCTGGCAGGGCAGGCGGACGCGATGTTCGTTCTGGGGGGATACAACAGCGCGAACACGCGCCGGCTTGCCGAGATCTGCTCCGCCATCAACCCGAGGACGCACCACATCGAGACGGGGGAGGAGGTGACCGCCTCGATGGTCGAGGGGGCGTCCGTGGTGGGGGTCACGGCGGGGGCGTCCACCCCCCAGTGGATCATCGACGGATTCGTGGAGCGGCTGAAGGGGATCTGGAAGGGGGAAAGGATCGAAGTATCCTTTTACCGATAA
- a CDS encoding 30S ribosomal protein S1, producing MDDKNNKTDLPDDASPDSQTGAGGSAGEEDFARMFAASIESTEEGQVIRGKVIKVLKEYVAIDINKKSEGMLPLEDLTAEEREALVPGFPIEVMTEGYDQSQGFIRLSRSKVVKIRVWDDLQKMFDEGTPVQGAIVAKVKGGYTVDIGVKAFLPGSQVDLRPVRDNDPVIGIQGKFKILKFSRKKANVVVSRRVFLEEERDVARKGILEHVQEGDTIEARVKNITDYGVFMDLGGLDGLMHVTDMSYGKVGHPGDLCKVGDLLKVKVIRFDRERGRISLGLKQTKADPWIDLEERYRPGMRVKGKVTNTTKYGAFIEIEEGVEGLLHISEMSWSKRLKDPSEIMKSGDQVEVAILKVDKGNKKISLGYKQILSNPWDELRARHPEGSAVEGVVKNVADFGVFVDIGEEIDGLVHVSDLSWNTRIKNPAELYRKGDRVQAKVLKVDPENQKFSLGIKQLAEDPWAGIEKKFKKGDLVTGRVTRVADFGAFVEIADGIEGLVHVSEISREKVESPSAVVKEGDEVGAVILGVDRANKKVSLSVRGYQDALERKDTESYLGKQSDTPGEGIGALGEALLAKMKANGEQGN from the coding sequence ATGGACGACAAAAACAACAAAACAGACCTCCCGGACGATGCGAGCCCGGATTCCCAGACGGGAGCCGGCGGATCGGCGGGAGAGGAAGATTTCGCCAGGATGTTCGCGGCCAGCATCGAGAGCACCGAAGAGGGACAGGTCATCCGGGGCAAGGTCATCAAGGTGCTGAAGGAATACGTTGCGATCGACATCAACAAGAAATCCGAAGGGATGCTTCCGCTGGAGGACCTCACCGCGGAGGAGCGGGAGGCGCTCGTTCCGGGCTTCCCGATCGAGGTGATGACCGAAGGGTACGACCAGTCCCAGGGATTCATCCGCCTTTCGCGCTCGAAGGTCGTCAAGATCCGCGTGTGGGACGACCTGCAGAAGATGTTCGACGAGGGCACGCCCGTGCAGGGCGCCATCGTGGCCAAGGTCAAGGGCGGCTACACCGTGGACATCGGGGTGAAGGCGTTTTTGCCCGGCAGCCAGGTCGACCTGAGGCCGGTCCGCGACAACGACCCGGTCATCGGCATCCAGGGGAAGTTCAAAATCCTCAAATTCTCCCGCAAGAAAGCGAACGTCGTCGTCTCCCGCAGGGTGTTCCTCGAGGAGGAGCGGGACGTGGCGCGGAAGGGGATCCTCGAGCACGTCCAGGAGGGCGACACGATCGAGGCCCGGGTCAAGAACATCACCGACTACGGCGTCTTCATGGACCTGGGCGGGCTGGACGGACTGATGCACGTCACGGACATGAGCTACGGGAAGGTCGGGCACCCGGGCGACCTGTGCAAGGTAGGCGATCTGCTGAAGGTGAAGGTCATCCGGTTCGACCGTGAACGGGGCAGGATCTCCCTCGGGCTGAAGCAGACGAAGGCGGATCCCTGGATCGACCTTGAGGAGCGGTACCGGCCGGGGATGCGGGTGAAGGGCAAGGTCACCAACACGACGAAGTACGGCGCGTTCATCGAGATCGAGGAGGGCGTCGAGGGGCTGCTGCACATCTCCGAGATGTCGTGGAGCAAGCGGCTGAAGGATCCTTCCGAGATCATGAAATCCGGGGATCAGGTGGAGGTGGCCATCCTTAAAGTGGACAAGGGGAACAAGAAGATCTCCCTGGGCTACAAGCAGATCCTCTCGAACCCGTGGGACGAGCTGAGGGCGCGCCATCCCGAGGGCTCCGCCGTGGAAGGCGTGGTGAAGAACGTGGCCGACTTCGGCGTGTTCGTGGACATCGGCGAGGAGATCGACGGGCTGGTCCACGTCTCCGACCTGTCCTGGAACACGAGGATCAAGAATCCCGCGGAGCTGTACAGGAAGGGGGACCGCGTCCAGGCGAAGGTGCTGAAGGTCGATCCCGAGAACCAGAAGTTTTCGCTGGGGATCAAGCAGCTCGCGGAGGATCCGTGGGCGGGGATCGAGAAGAAGTTCAAGAAGGGCGACCTGGTGACCGGCAGGGTGACCCGGGTCGCCGATTTCGGCGCGTTCGTGGAGATCGCGGACGGGATCGAGGGGCTCGTGCACGTCTCCGAGATCTCCAGGGAGAAGGTCGAGAGCCCGTCGGCGGTCGTCAAGGAAGGAGACGAGGTCGGCGCGGTGATCCTGGGGGTCGACCGGGCGAAC